One stretch of Pedobacter riviphilus DNA includes these proteins:
- the purN gene encoding phosphoribosylglycinamide formyltransferase has translation MKKRIAIFASGSGSNAQKLMEHFKRSNEIEISLVLTNNADAYVLQRADNFEIPTHIFDKNEFYKTDEVVDLLKNLEIDFVVLAGFLWLIPKSLINAYPGRIVNIHPAILPKFGGKGMYGDHVHHAVMAAGETEGGITIHYVNENYDEGEYIYQARYRIDKNDNLEMVKFKGQQLEHQHYPRIVETIVKKIKK, from the coding sequence GTGAAAAAAAGAATAGCCATCTTTGCATCAGGTTCTGGCTCTAATGCCCAAAAGCTGATGGAGCATTTTAAGCGGAGTAATGAAATAGAAATATCTTTGGTATTGACCAACAATGCCGATGCATATGTATTACAAAGAGCTGATAATTTTGAAATTCCCACTCATATTTTCGACAAGAATGAGTTCTATAAAACGGATGAAGTGGTAGACCTGCTCAAAAACCTGGAGATTGATTTTGTGGTACTGGCCGGTTTTCTTTGGCTAATCCCCAAAAGCCTGATCAATGCCTATCCTGGCAGGATTGTAAACATCCACCCTGCAATTCTCCCAAAATTTGGAGGAAAAGGCATGTATGGCGACCACGTGCACCATGCGGTAATGGCTGCAGGTGAAACCGAAGGCGGCATAACCATTCATTATGTTAACGAAAACTATGATGAAGGGGAATACATTTATCAAGCCCGCTACAGGATCGACAAAAACGACAATCTGGAAATGGTAAAGTTTAAAGGACAGCAGCTCGAACACCAGCATTACCCACGTATTGTAGAAACCATTGTGAAGAAGATAAAAAAGTAA